In the Ricinus communis isolate WT05 ecotype wild-type chromosome 3, ASM1957865v1, whole genome shotgun sequence genome, TAGCCAGAAGAAAAGTCCGCGAATCTTGTGTTCGGTTTCAATTTCGAGTTCGGAAGTGCGAACAGGGCGACCTGATGATCTCGTCGCTTCAATTATTTCCAAGGTATGAtcttaatttaaatgaaattaattgttttctGGAATTCTGTTCTCACgaaaaccaaaagaaattaacagGTAACGCAAACAGATGGAGGAGTTACTCTAACTAAAGAAGAGCATGAAGAGGTGTCGGAAGTTGCACAGCAATTGCAGAGCTATTGTGTTGCAGAACCGGTCAAATGCCCTCTCATCTTTGGAGGTAAATAATTGTACTCCAAATACTGAtgattaagttaaattaagGAGTGGGTGATGACGAAGGGTGCTTAATTTTGGTTTAGAATGGGATGTGGTGTACTGTTCGAGACCGACTTCCCCAGGGGGTGGGTACAGGAGTGCATTCGGCCgtcttttctttaaaacaaaagaaatgattcaGGCAGTTGAAGCTCCTGATACAGTAAGGAACAaggtctccttttctctttttggcttCCTCAATGGGGAGGTCTCTCTCAAAGGTACATATATGCCAATCTTTAATATCTTGCGGTTTTAGCATTTTATTTGTTGCCCGATTAATTAAAACCCACATATTTATTACGAATATAAAACAGGTCAGTTGAGGGTTTTAGATGAAAGCTGGATTCAGGTTATATTCGAGGCACCTCAGCTGAAGGTAGGAGCACTAGAGTTGCAGTACGGTGGTCAAAGTGAGGTGAAGCTGCAGATAACTTACATCGATGACAAGATCAGGTTGGGGAAGGGCTCTAGAGgttctttgtttgtttttcaAAGACGCATTTAGATTATCAAAATCTTCAACCCACACAGATCACCTTTGTCTCTGTGCTTTACACTGCTGGGTCCAATGAAATCTGGAATGCCACTCCTTGTTCTTTGTTTCATCATATCATATGCTTACATGCGAgaacaatttttctttctttttttggtcgTACTTCTCCTTACCTTAGCAATAAGATGCTAAATCCTAATGTTGAGTTTTCATCCAAGTGAAAATGGTTAGTTTAACAATACGTCAAAgcatcattttttaaaatatctagGCAGAGTTACTTTGTACTAATCAAGACATAACTTGGACATGGACatgaaaagaaacaagaagacAATTGACACCAGTATAACACGCATACATACCAATACACATACAAATGCAAGTTAAGAACACTAGAATCATATATGACTTAAGACTAGACCAACCTTAAAACATTAGAAGTTCAACTTCAATTTGTTACACACTCTGCCAATGGCCCCAAGACTGCAGAATCAATGATAAAATGTTTTCAAAAGCTGACAATTGACTTGAGATCGAACCAAATAGACTTGCTGAACTATCAAGGAAATTAGAACAACGGGCTAGGAGGATTAAGGATACAGATTCTCAAAGAGTCATAACCAAGGACTTCATTTTCAGAACTAAAAACACGACAGAGTGTCTAAAATCGTGAAAATGAAGTTGAATTTGAGTTACAATTAACAGAAACAAGCTAACCAGGCCCCACTTTAGGAATGTCATAATGCTCAGTTAGATTAGCCAGATACTGGTTGAATTCATGAATCCGATCGCGGTGTGATTTTCTGGCCATCTTAGTTATCCTTTGGAGTTAAATTTTCTCAATTTGCTGAAGATACCGCCTCTCAGCTGGCGTAAGATGGTTATCATACTTAGCAGCCTGAGCTTTTTCATCATCTACGTTTGTCTCATTCATATCCTCGGCGTGATCAGTTGATGCTGCATTATTTCCACCTGACAGCATCCAAAATGAAGAGTAACATGTTAGTCAAAAGAATCTGGGGAATTCGCA is a window encoding:
- the LOC8282073 gene encoding probable plastid-lipid-associated protein 8, chloroplastic — encoded protein: MPIKITYVVPYLDFHANVAQLKRSVPDKQKQLLQFQLSNREIVAIISCNLTISTEAAASMAASSSIALFSSIRGREPYDPKALISRPKPVILANHAPLPARRYYYCSQKKSPRILCSVSISSSEVRTGRPDDLVASIISKVTQTDGGVTLTKEEHEEVSEVAQQLQSYCVAEPVKCPLIFGEWDVVYCSRPTSPGGGYRSAFGRLFFKTKEMIQAVEAPDTVRNKVSFSLFGFLNGEVSLKGQLRVLDESWIQVIFEAPQLKVGALELQYGGQSEVKLQITYIDDKIRLGKGSRGSLFVFQRRI